A part of Rattus rattus isolate New Zealand chromosome 4, Rrattus_CSIRO_v1, whole genome shotgun sequence genomic DNA contains:
- the LOC116898443 gene encoding exocrine gland-secreted peptide 1-like: MAPLQVMLFLITLLFPLMSTEGRVLPQTQTESTISSTNNTNHKAALDKTDCQGEGNIQGCEKVFCASNQEQILCGDVANANQHKLNLSQNMMSQRTCCTQNHQVDHVYFNYSTNRLQGTRVRDHEINSTHNVISYLDKYLESVKEVLLFRYTSLKSPGILYAVSPRSLSFLSPIASFVSHRNKADYRL, translated from the exons ATGGCTCCTTTACAAGTGATGTTGTTTCTCATAACTCTGCTGTTCCCATTGATGAGCACTGAAGGAAGG GTACTGCCACAAACTCAGACAGAATCCACCATATCTTCAACTAATAATACAAATCACAAGGCTGCCTTGGACAAGACTGACTGTCAAGGTGAAGGAAATATACAGGGCTGCGAAAAGGTATTCTGTGCTTCCAATCAAGAGCAAATATTATGTGGAGATGTGGCCAATGCTAATCAACACAAGTTAAACCTGTCTCAGAACATGATGTCCCAGAGGACCTGTTGTACTCAAAACCATCAAGTGGACCATGTATACTTCAATTACTCAACCAATAGGCTTCAAGGGACCAGAGTTAGGGACCACGAAATCAATTCGACACACAACGTTATTTCCTATCTCGATAAATACTTGGAGTCAGTGAAAGAGGTGTTGCTTTTCCGTTATACTTCACTAAAGTCTCCTGGCATTCTATATGCTGTGTCTCCTAGAAGTCTCTCTTTTTTAAGTCCTATTGCTTCTTTTGTTAGCCACAGAAACAAAGCAGACTACAGactataa